CACCCCCTTTGGTAACACCACCGAAGCGGTTTGGGATGGGCTATCTTCTTCTCGAAATGCCGTTGCGCGGTTGAAAAGTTTGCCAAGCGACGCGCTGCCAACTTCCTTTGGCGCCGAAGCTCTCGGATTTACCGGAGCGATCGAAGAGTTTGGACCGCTCGACAAAGCGCAACAACGCTCGATTCGCAAAAACATCAAAGTGATGTGCCGTGAAATTCAGATGGGCGTCGCCGCTGCACAACTAGCGATGCATCACGCCGAACTGGCGAGCGGCAAGTACGATCCAGAGCGGACCGGCGTCGTTTACGGTTCGGACTACATGATGACGTTGCCTGAAGAATATGCCGCAGGCGTCAAAAAGTGTGAAGCCGAACTAGGGGATCGTAACTTCGATTCGTGGGCTGGTCTGGGAATGCCCGAGATCAACCCGCTCTGGTTGCTCAAGTATCTGCCCAATATGCCGGCCAGCCATATCGCGATTTTCAACGACATGCGGGGGCCGAACAATTCGTTGACGTTACGTGAATCGTCCTCGAACGCCGCGATCGGCGAGTCGTTTATGACGATTGGTCGCGGTCACGCTGACGTAGTCGTCGCTGGAGCGACCGGAACGCGGGTGCATGAGATGCGTTCGGTCCATACGATCTTGCAAGAGACGATCGCCACTGGCGAATTTGCCGGACTCTGCCGCCCTTTTGATAAAAACCGCAGCGGCATGGTTCTGGGTGAAGGCGCGGGAGCGATGGTTTTGGAGACGCTTGAACATGCCGAAGCGCGCGGCGCCAAACCGTTGGCCGAGATTCTGGGGCAAGGGATGTCGACTGTGATCGCCAAAAATGGGGAATCGAATCGTCGCTTGGCGTTGACCAATGCAATTCGCGCCGCGCTGCACGACGCCCAACTGTCCCCAACTGATATTGGTCATATCCATGCCCATGGTTTATCGACCGTTGATAGCGATCAGCAGGAAGCGGAGGCGATTGTGGATGTCTTTGGGGATCCCGCAAAACAGCCTCCCGTGATCGCAGCGAAAAGTAGCTTCGGCAATCTAGGCGCCGCTGGCGGTGTTGTCGAACTGATCGCCAGTTTGATTGCGATTCGTGAAAAGCAGCTCTTCCCTGTTTTGAACTACGAAACGCCCGATCCCGCTTGTCCGGTCAATTTGGTTCGTCAGTCCATGCCTGCCCCCCAAGGTCCGGTTCTAAATCTCAGCGTGACGCCGCAAGGACAAGCGGCGGTCATCATCGCAGGCGTCTAAAAGCGTTGATTCTTTCGTCGTGACAATAGTTGTTTACGACTAGCGGCGCTACGGCGGATCATAGAGTTAGCGCAATTCTGCGACGATTGAGCTGAATCTTTCGCTGCTGCCCAGCCGTGGGCGTGTAGAATTGAGAAAATGGGCATAGAGGGGTCGCCAGAGTCAGTTTGACGTATTTGGTTAAATCTGGTCTGGTATCGCATAATTCAGAATGGAAGCGGCTTTTGTTCGGAATGGAAAACATGTTGGGTTTAAGGTCGTTGCGAACAGCAGGCGGATTTTTGCTGCTTTTGCTTGCGCCGATTACGGCGTTCGCGGATGAGATCGCCATCTCGCCAGCGATCTTGGAAGCGACCGAAGCGCTGCGTCAGAGCGGAGCCAGCGTCAACTATTACGAAAATGCGGAAGGGCAAATGCTCTTCAACGTCAACTTTGTTGACGCCGCCGCGACCGAAGAGAATCTTCGGCACTTGGTAAAGCTCCCCCATGTCGAGCGTCTCTGGCTCGGCCGTTCGTTCAAGCTGAACGAAATGTCATGGGAAGCGATCATGCAGTTGCGAGAATTGGAATACCTCTATCTCCACTCGCAGCCGAACGATGACGACATGCGTCAGATCGCGCAATTGACCAACTTGCGTACGTTGCTGATCGATGGGCGCAATCTGACCAACATTGGATTGTGGTATCTCGAAGAACTTCGCTTTCTCGAAAACTTGACGATCCAAAACGCCAGTTTCGACGGCGACTGTTTTCATTACCTCGCGAACGTTCGCAGCCTGACCAATCTGACGCTGCAATCGGACAAATTAAAATCAAGTGACCTGGCCGGCTTGGGCGAATTGCCGCAGCTCGAACTTTTGTTTCTGAGCGTGCAAAGTGTCGATGGAGCCGGTTTCGCCGAGATTGGAAAGTTAACCCATCTGCGAAGTCTCAATCTGCGGAATGTCCGCACGACGGCAGAGCAAATGAAACCGCTCGCCCAGCTGCATGAGTTGCAGTTTTTGACGATGAACGACAGCAACATAAGAGGGGGCCTGGGAGCGATCAGCGGTCTGCATGATCTGCATCGCCTGGAACTGGCCAATTCGACAATCAGCGACGCAGATCTCGATTCATTGCAGCAGTTGCCGCTGTTGGCGAATCTAAATCTCGCGCATACGAAAATCACCGACGCAGGGCTAGTGAAACTTGGTCAGATGAAACGGCTCAATACGCTGAACGTCCGCAATACGACCGTGACAAAAGAGGGGTTGCAGGCGCTGCAGGGAAGATGGCCTCAGTTGATTATTAGCGCATCGATCAATTTTATCGAGCCGCAAGTATCGCCGGAGGCAAAGTTGAAGTCGCAAAATTTGAAAGAGTAGTGATAATTGGGGGGAGAAGTGACGCTGGGGCATTCCATGAAAATGGCGGCGTCCTTTTGAGCAGGAGGTTCAATATGGTTTCGCATCGTTGTTGTACTGCAGCATTACTGTTACCACTGCTTTTGTATTCTGTCGTCGCGGCACAGCCTGCGCCGGCTCCCTTGGAGTTAATACCGGAGATCGCCAGCGATCAGTCGCTGGAAACCGAAGCGATCGTCGCCGAGTTAGAACGGGCCGGATGTACCTTCGGGTATGCCGATTCGCTCCGCTCTGAACTCTTTCATTGGCACGAATACGCCTGCGTGCGGATCGAAGGCAACAAGATCAAGCCAGAGCAGTGGAAGTTGTTACTGCAGCTTCCTGATGTGAAGCTCCTGTCGCTGCATAAGACCGAGTTTGCGGAGGAAGTGGGCAACGTCCTCGGTCAGTTGCATCAACTGACCGAACTGCAACTGCACGAAAGCTTTGACGACCAGGGAATTCGCGTCGTCACGACGCTCAGCCCACTGAAAGCGTTACTGATCGCCAAAACCAAGGCCTCTCCCGACAGCTTTTTTGGTCTGGAAGAGCTCCGGAAGTTGGAGCAGGTCGAGTTTACCGATCTAGTGATCAATCAAGCGGTGATCGGCGGTCTCCGCGGCTTGCCCAATCTAAATCAATTCAACATTCGCAACAGCGAACTTTCGTTGCCGTGGGCGCTGGACGAACGTTCTTTTCCCCATTTGAAAACGTTGTCGATCGATGGCGGAAAAGCAGACGCAGCCCTGATCAACGAGGTCTGTTCGATCCCGACGCTCCAGCAGCTTCAACTCAGCTGTCCTACGGGCCAATTCACGATCCACGATTTTCGACGCCTGACCGGTTTGCCGAATCTGGTCGATCTCTCTTTGGTCAAGTCATCGCTCCCTGACGAGTCTTGCCCGCTTGCGACGCAACAGCTGAAGATTCAAAAGCTGAACGTCGGGCAAACCGGGATTGGAAATCAATTTCTCTCGACCATCGGCGACTTTCCGAATCTGCGTGAGCTGGACCTGACCGGCTCCAAAATCACTGACGGCGGGTTGGCTTACCTGTCCGAATTGTCGCAGCTCGAATCGCTGACCCTCAGCGAAACCAATATCAGTTCGGCCGCGGCCAAACATTTTTCGCAACTGCAGTCGCTCCGTGAGCTCCATCTGCACAACACGAAACTCGACGGCCAGGCGATGGTCGACATCGCGAAGCTGAAGAATCTTGAGTGGATCGATCTGAGCAAGTCGAACGTTCAAGGAGAGCAACTGTTGGAGCTGCGAAAATTGCCGAAACTGCGCGGCATTGTGCTGATGAATACGCCGATCGGCGCCGCCGACTTGCCCTATCTGAAGCAGCTTTATCACATCGACGAGATCTACGTGGAAGAGACCAATTTGACCAACGAAGAGCAAATCAAACTGCACGAAGCGCTCGCCAAGGCACGCAACTATCGCCCCAGCGCCTAAATCGCGTTGGCGTAAAAAAGAGTCATAAAAAGGGGGTCAGGTCCGAATTTTGCTGCAAAATTCGGACCTGACCCCCTTTTTTATGAAC
The nucleotide sequence above comes from Blastopirellula sp. J2-11. Encoded proteins:
- a CDS encoding leucine-rich repeat domain-containing protein; this encodes MVSHRCCTAALLLPLLLYSVVAAQPAPAPLELIPEIASDQSLETEAIVAELERAGCTFGYADSLRSELFHWHEYACVRIEGNKIKPEQWKLLLQLPDVKLLSLHKTEFAEEVGNVLGQLHQLTELQLHESFDDQGIRVVTTLSPLKALLIAKTKASPDSFFGLEELRKLEQVEFTDLVINQAVIGGLRGLPNLNQFNIRNSELSLPWALDERSFPHLKTLSIDGGKADAALINEVCSIPTLQQLQLSCPTGQFTIHDFRRLTGLPNLVDLSLVKSSLPDESCPLATQQLKIQKLNVGQTGIGNQFLSTIGDFPNLRELDLTGSKITDGGLAYLSELSQLESLTLSETNISSAAAKHFSQLQSLRELHLHNTKLDGQAMVDIAKLKNLEWIDLSKSNVQGEQLLELRKLPKLRGIVLMNTPIGAADLPYLKQLYHIDEIYVEETNLTNEEQIKLHEALAKARNYRPSA
- a CDS encoding beta-ketoacyl-[acyl-carrier-protein] synthase family protein, whose amino-acid sequence is MAEVGQRRVVVTGYGCITPFGNTTEAVWDGLSSSRNAVARLKSLPSDALPTSFGAEALGFTGAIEEFGPLDKAQQRSIRKNIKVMCREIQMGVAAAQLAMHHAELASGKYDPERTGVVYGSDYMMTLPEEYAAGVKKCEAELGDRNFDSWAGLGMPEINPLWLLKYLPNMPASHIAIFNDMRGPNNSLTLRESSSNAAIGESFMTIGRGHADVVVAGATGTRVHEMRSVHTILQETIATGEFAGLCRPFDKNRSGMVLGEGAGAMVLETLEHAEARGAKPLAEILGQGMSTVIAKNGESNRRLALTNAIRAALHDAQLSPTDIGHIHAHGLSTVDSDQQEAEAIVDVFGDPAKQPPVIAAKSSFGNLGAAGGVVELIASLIAIREKQLFPVLNYETPDPACPVNLVRQSMPAPQGPVLNLSVTPQGQAAVIIAGV